From the Streptomyces nigrescens genome, one window contains:
- a CDS encoding class I adenylate-forming enzyme family protein: MIRTGAGALAELPAGARVVIRLPNGSALADVLLTCFDRRLVAVPLHPQATDRAVAGIAERVSAAALVDVHGLHRTALPDAHTVPDDLAFIMFTSGSTGPQKGVMLSRRAVLGNAAKTAALHGLSPERPHGTCLPLYHCNALVMSLLGTHLTGTPLTQQAAFDPAGYFAALGAAGARTASIVPALLADLLEVGPDWPEGLEYLITAAAPLTSDLARRFHRRYGPRLRQGYGLTEAVNFSFTMPRLDDAEFRDQYLEHVPPVGAPLPDTELRLESGEVWIRTPDLMTGYWQDSRTTAATVTDDGWLRTGDLGELRDGLLVLRGRAGERINRGGEKHYPLDIEHGWRQAGLSGRFAAVAVDEPSLGQDIGLIATEQPVSAVRDLYERAQLRPTALQFGGLLATSTGKPQRKAMSRVLTARRLAPARYERLLRYAAATAHDLLHSGADHPGLRALATQAGDRPHPDEETIFGAFDFLREHWHHEDNAELSRAKAHWRTTLRTEWPLAVHAELAAEVAARHGFEGPPVPFGTEALFGDGALQVLPHGPAADGPVWPLGPLLSFLDGPLGGCERDRWTRLARLRDRGFLTTGCSVLRAGRHDLGGVLWARQPDFGPNEHAGATG; encoded by the coding sequence TTGATCCGCACCGGGGCCGGCGCCCTCGCCGAACTGCCCGCAGGTGCACGGGTGGTGATCCGGCTGCCCAACGGCAGCGCACTGGCGGACGTGCTGCTCACCTGCTTCGACCGGCGTCTCGTCGCGGTCCCGCTGCACCCGCAGGCCACCGACCGGGCGGTCGCGGGGATCGCCGAGCGCGTCTCCGCGGCCGCCCTGGTGGACGTCCACGGCCTGCACCGCACCGCGCTCCCCGACGCCCATACCGTCCCGGACGACCTCGCCTTCATCATGTTCACCTCGGGCTCCACCGGCCCGCAGAAGGGGGTCATGCTCAGCCGCCGGGCGGTCCTGGGCAACGCGGCCAAGACCGCGGCACTGCATGGGCTGTCACCGGAGCGCCCGCATGGAACCTGCCTTCCGCTGTACCACTGCAACGCGCTGGTGATGTCGCTGCTCGGCACACACCTCACCGGTACGCCGCTGACCCAGCAGGCCGCCTTCGACCCGGCCGGCTACTTCGCCGCGCTGGGCGCCGCCGGGGCCAGGACCGCCTCCATCGTGCCCGCCCTGCTGGCGGACCTGCTGGAGGTGGGTCCCGACTGGCCGGAAGGCCTGGAGTACCTGATCACCGCGGCCGCCCCGCTGACCAGCGACCTCGCCCGCCGTTTCCACCGCCGGTACGGTCCGCGCCTGCGGCAGGGCTACGGCCTGACCGAGGCGGTCAACTTCAGTTTCACCATGCCCCGGCTCGACGACGCCGAGTTCCGCGACCAGTACCTGGAGCATGTGCCCCCGGTCGGGGCGCCGCTGCCGGACACCGAACTCCGGCTGGAGTCCGGTGAGGTGTGGATCAGAACGCCGGACCTGATGACCGGCTATTGGCAGGACAGCCGTACGACCGCCGCCACCGTCACCGACGACGGCTGGCTGCGCACCGGCGATCTGGGCGAACTGCGCGACGGCCTGCTCGTCCTGCGCGGCCGCGCCGGCGAGCGCATCAACCGGGGCGGGGAGAAGCACTACCCGCTCGACATCGAGCACGGCTGGCGTCAAGCGGGCCTGTCCGGCCGGTTCGCGGCGGTCGCGGTGGACGAACCCTCACTCGGCCAGGACATCGGGCTGATCGCCACAGAGCAGCCGGTCTCCGCCGTACGCGACCTGTACGAACGGGCACAACTGCGCCCGACGGCCCTCCAGTTCGGCGGCCTCCTGGCGACGTCCACCGGAAAGCCCCAGCGCAAGGCGATGAGCCGGGTACTCACCGCGCGCCGACTGGCTCCCGCGCGCTACGAACGGTTGCTGCGCTACGCCGCGGCCACCGCACACGACCTGCTGCACTCAGGCGCCGACCACCCCGGCCTGCGCGCGCTGGCCACGCAGGCAGGTGACCGCCCCCACCCGGACGAGGAGACCATCTTCGGCGCCTTCGACTTCCTGCGCGAACACTGGCACCACGAGGACAACGCGGAACTGTCCCGGGCCAAGGCCCACTGGCGTACGACGCTGCGCACCGAGTGGCCTCTGGCAGTGCACGCGGAGCTCGCCGCGGAAGTGGCGGCCCGCCACGGTTTCGAGGGACCGCCGGTGCCGTTCGGCACCGAAGCCCTCTTCGGCGACGGCGCACTGCAGGTGCTCCCGCACGGGCCCGCGGCCGACGGCCCGGTATGGCCGCTGGGCCCGCTGCTGTCCTTTCTGGACGGTCCCCTCGGGGGCTGCGAGAGGGATCGCTGGACACGGCTGGCCCGGCTGCGCGACCGCGGATTCCTGACCACAGGCTGCTCGGTGCTGCGCGCCGGGCGACACGACCTGGGCGGCGTGCTGTGGGCACGGCAGCCGGATTTCGGACCGAACGAGCACGCTGGAGCGACTGGATGA